One Primulina huaijiensis isolate GDHJ02 chromosome 5, ASM1229523v2, whole genome shotgun sequence DNA segment encodes these proteins:
- the LOC140976403 gene encoding uncharacterized protein has protein sequence MGNVTSSVAAKFAFFPPDPPTYEIYRDEGNGKLLMSGLTADKNVDVHLLETKDCNKIVATYWKHPAGRFTILYSHGNAADLGQMQELFIELRAHLRVNIMSYDYAGYGASSGKPSEFNTYHDIEAVYNCLKNEYGIRQEDVILYGQSVGSGPTLHLASRFQRLRAVVLHSAILSGIRVLYNVKVTFWFDIFKNIDKIQNVNCPVLVIHGTNDEIVDWSHGKRLWELSREKYDPLWVRGGGHCNLETFPEYIKHLRRFVNAMEKHSFSKRSKVALAPAPSVTESKHNRCLRFVKK, from the exons ATGGGAAATGTGACGTCCAGCGTGGCTGCAAAGTTTGCATTTTTTCCGCCAGACCCACCAACGTATGAAATCTACAGAGATGAGGGAAATGGAAAACTATTGATGAGTGGATTGACTGCTGACAAAAATGTTGACGTGCATTTGCTTGAGACAAAGGACTGTAACAAGATTGTGGCCACATATTGGAAACATCCTGCGGGGAGATTCACGATATTGTACTCTCATGGTAACGCTGCTGATTTAGGGCAGATGCAAGAGCTATTCATTGAGCTTAGAGCTCACCTTCGCGTCAATATTATGAG CTATGACTATGCAGGATATGGCGCCTCATCTGGGAAG CCATCTGAATTCAATACATACCACGACATTGAAGCTGTATATAATTGTTTGAAGAACGAGTATGGAATCAGGCAAGAAGATGTGATTCTTTATGGCCAATCTGTCGGGAGTGGTCCTACGTTACATCTCGCTTCTCGCTTTCAAAGGCTGAGGGCTGTCGTTCTTCATAGTGCAATTCTTTCAGGCATACGAGTTCTGTACAATGTCAAGGTGACATTCTGGTTCGACATTTTCAAA AACATAGACAAAATCCAGAATGTCAACTGTCCAGTTTTAGTCATACAC GGTACGAATGATGAGATTGTCGATTGGTCTCACGGTAAGCGACTGTGGGAACTTTCCAGGGAGAAATATGATCCTTTATGGGTCCGAGGTGGTGGACACTGTAATCTTGAAACATTTCCAGAGTATATCAAACACCTACGCAGATTCGTGAACGCGATGGAGAAACATTCTTTCTCGAAACGAAGCAAGGTAGCACTTGCTCCTGCCCCGAGCGTAACGGAATCCAAACACAACAGATGCTTGAGATTCGTCAAAAAATAA
- the LOC140976402 gene encoding uncharacterized protein — protein MFRCLLPWIHAPPHRTSIPFDSASEFSSRHLPMSTSFRIAVVGDVHDDWNLEEDTKALQVLKPDLVLFTGDFGNENVDIVGSVSKLEFAKAVILGNHDAWNTRTFSAREKDAVQLELECLGDEHVAYRRIDFPNLKTSVVGGRPFSCGGDHLFRKKLLIARYGVRDFADSAKRIYDAALRTPVDNSVIFLAHNGPTGLGTDMDDICGRDWIPGGGDHGDSDLAQAISELKMSTKICIPLVVFGHMHKELAYGNGVRKMLVVGEDNTIYLNGAIVPRVKRIRDKTGNNSESSKLRETSIPISNAQGTLRAFTVIDIVDGSLMKIVETWVSVTGDRTAIETEQLLFKQSG, from the exons ATGTTCCGTTGTTTGTTGCCGTGGATACACGCGCCACCTCACCGAACTTCGATCCCCTTTGACTCTGCATCTGAATTCAGTTCTAGACACCTACCGATGTCTACCTCCTTCCGTATTGCCGTTGTTGGCGACGTC CATGATGATTGGAATCTAGAGGAAGATACCAAGGCTTTGCAGGTGTTAAAG CCAGACCTAGTGCTATTCACAG GTGATTTTGGCAATGAGAATGTTGATATAGTTGGAAGTGTTTCCAAGCTGGAATTTGCAAAAGCAGTTATTTTGGGAAACCATGATGCCTGGAATACTCGTACGTTCTCTGCAAG GGAAAAAGATGCTGTTCAACTCGAGCTTGAATG TCTCGGCGATGAGCATGTGGCCTATCGACGAATAGATTTTCCAAATTTGAAGACGAGCGTTGTTGGTGGACGGCCGTTTTCTTGTGGTGGTGATCATTTGTTTCGGAAAAAACTTCTGATTGCCAG ATATGGTGTGCGTGACTTCGCTGACAGTGCAAAAAGGATATATGACGCTGCTTTGAGGACTCCTGTCGATAATTCAGTTATATTTCTTGCTCATAACGGACCTACAG GCCTAGGCACCGATATGGATGATATTTGTGGCAGGGACTGGATTCCAGGAGGCGGTGACCATGGAGATTCAG ATTTAGCTCAAGCAATTTCTGAACTAAAAATGAGCACCAAAATATGTATCCCATTGGTAGTGTTTGGTCACATGCATAAAGAGCTGGCATATGGAAATGGTGTCCGAAAAATGTTAGTGGTTGGCGAAGACAACACTATATATCTCAACGGGGCAATTGTTCCAAGGGTTAAACGAATAAGGGACAAAACAGGAAACAATTCAGAGAGCTCTAAATTGCGAGAAACCTCAATCCCGATATCAAATGCTCAAGGCACCCTTCGAGCCTTTACAGTCATAGACATAGTTGATGGAAGTTTGATGAAAATTGTCGAAACTTGGGTTTCAGTTACTGGGGACAGAACCGCAATAGAAACAGAGCAACTTTTATTCAAGCAAAGTGGCTAG